In the Oncorhynchus keta strain PuntledgeMale-10-30-2019 chromosome 14, Oket_V2, whole genome shotgun sequence genome, one interval contains:
- the zgc:110699 gene encoding ras-related and estrogen-regulated growth inhibitor isoform X2, with the protein MTDSGPSRKMSRAKLVILGRDNCGKTEVTYRCRKTVDKETIDLEILDTANKECVGSAAPSLESSIKWGDGFLIMYSITDRSSFESVSHLKRLIDHVKQTLGIPTVIVANKCDMENGRVVRTEEGKALASDLRCSFFELSVAECSVAVELAVEKLVREVRLEYQRHLLAMDKRSRMLQMRHALSRKLTRSKTMQW; encoded by the exons ATGACCGATTCTGGACCGTCAAGAAAAATGTCACGGGCAAAGTTAGTGATACTTGGACGAGACAACTGTGGAAAGACAG AAGTAACTTACAGGTGTCGGAAAACTGTCGACAAGGAGACCATCGATTTGGAGATATTGGACACAGCCAACAAG gAGTGTGTGGGTTCTGCAGCACCTTCTCTGGAGAGTTCCATTAAATGGGGCGATGGTTTCCTTATTATGTATTCCATCACAGACCGGAGCAGTTTTGAGTCTGTCTCACACTTAAAGAGGCTTATTGATCATGTCAAGCAGACCCTAG GCATACCTACTGTAATAGTTGCGAATAAATGTGACATGGAGAATGGAAGGGTGGTGCGGACAGAAGAAGGAAAGGCCCTTGCCAGTGATCTGAG GTGCAGCTTCTTTGAGTTGTCTGTGGCGGAGTGTTCTGTGGCTGTGGAGTTAGCAGTTGAGAAGTTGGTACGAGAGGTGCGCCTGGAGTACCAGCGCCACCTACTGGCCATGGACAAACGCTCACGCATGCTCCAGATGAGGCACGCACTGAGCCGCAAGCTTACCCGCAGCAAGACCATGCAGTGGTGA
- the zgc:110699 gene encoding ras-related and estrogen-regulated growth inhibitor isoform X1 → MTDSGPSRKMSRAKLVILGRDNCGKTALCVRFITKRFIGEYDHKKEVTYRCRKTVDKETIDLEILDTANKECVGSAAPSLESSIKWGDGFLIMYSITDRSSFESVSHLKRLIDHVKQTLGIPTVIVANKCDMENGRVVRTEEGKALASDLRCSFFELSVAECSVAVELAVEKLVREVRLEYQRHLLAMDKRSRMLQMRHALSRKLTRSKTMQW, encoded by the exons ATGACCGATTCTGGACCGTCAAGAAAAATGTCACGGGCAAAGTTAGTGATACTTGGACGAGACAACTGTGGAAAGACAG CCCTGTGTGTTAGATTCATCACCAAGCGGTTCATAGGAGAATATGACCATAAAAAGG AAGTAACTTACAGGTGTCGGAAAACTGTCGACAAGGAGACCATCGATTTGGAGATATTGGACACAGCCAACAAG gAGTGTGTGGGTTCTGCAGCACCTTCTCTGGAGAGTTCCATTAAATGGGGCGATGGTTTCCTTATTATGTATTCCATCACAGACCGGAGCAGTTTTGAGTCTGTCTCACACTTAAAGAGGCTTATTGATCATGTCAAGCAGACCCTAG GCATACCTACTGTAATAGTTGCGAATAAATGTGACATGGAGAATGGAAGGGTGGTGCGGACAGAAGAAGGAAAGGCCCTTGCCAGTGATCTGAG GTGCAGCTTCTTTGAGTTGTCTGTGGCGGAGTGTTCTGTGGCTGTGGAGTTAGCAGTTGAGAAGTTGGTACGAGAGGTGCGCCTGGAGTACCAGCGCCACCTACTGGCCATGGACAAACGCTCACGCATGCTCCAGATGAGGCACGCACTGAGCCGCAAGCTTACCCGCAGCAAGACCATGCAGTGGTGA
- the harbi1 gene encoding putative nuclease HARBI1, with amino-acid sequence MAIQIAILDCDLLLHGRGHKTLDRFDIETVSDEFLLTTFGFPRDFIYYLVELLRDTLSRRTQRSRAISPEVQILAALGFYTSGFFQTRMGDAIGISQASMSRCVTNVTKALVEKAPECIVFMRDEATKQQSKEEFFRVAGIPNVMGVVDCAHIAIKAPNAEDSSYVNKKGFHSINCQLVCDARGLLLSAETNWPGSLQDDFILKQSSVYKELEEQESHEGWFLGDCCYPLKKWLMTPVQYPETSADFRYNLAHTATHEIVDRTFRAIQTRFRCLDGSKGYLQYLPEKCSHIILACCVLHNVSLQSGLDAWTFERTDMPDQSEEGSCKPEAVDSEAVRIRQELILSHFS; translated from the exons ATGGCTATACAAATAGCCATCCTGGATTGTGACCTGCTGCTCCATGGTCGTGGACATAAAACTCTCGACAGGTTTGATATAGAGACCGTTTCAGACGAGTTTCTATTAACAACATTTGGATTCCCTCGAGATTTCATCTACTACCTGGTGGAGCTACTGCGTGACACATTATCACGACGTACACAAAGGTCTCGAGCAATAAGCCCAGAAGTTCAGATTCTTGCTGCTTTAGGATTCTATACCTCGGGATTCTTCCAGACGAGGATGGGAGATGCCATTGGCATTAGCCAAGCTTCCATGAGTCGCTGTGTGACAAATGTAACCAAGGCACTGGTTGAGAAAGCTCCAGAGTGCATAGTATTCATGAGAGACGAAGCTACAAAACAGCAGTCCAAAGAGGAGTTTTTCAGGGTAGCGGGAATACCAAACGTCATGGGTGTTGTAGACTGTGCCCATATAGCCATTAAGGCACCCAATGCAGAGGATTCTTCATATGTCAATAAGAAAGGCTTCCATTCAATTAACTGCCAACTTGTGTGTGATGCCAGGGGACTTTTGCTCAGTGCAGAGACTAACTGGCCTGGCAGCTTACAGGATGATTTCATATTAAAGCAGTCTTCAGTGTACAAGGAATTGGAAGAACAGGAAAGTCATGAAGGCTGGTTTTTAG GAGACTGCTGCTATCCTTTAAAGAAATGGCTGATGACACCTGTCCAGTACCCAGAAACTTCAGCGGACTTTCGATACAACTTGGCTCACACTGCCACTCATGAGATTGTGGACCGCACGTTCAGGGCCATTCAAACCCGTTTCCGTTGCCTGGATGGGTCCAAAGGCTACCTTCAGTACTTACCTGAGAAGTGCTCTCACATCATTCTGGCCTGCTGTGTCTTGCACAACGTGTCATTGCAATCAGGCTTGGATGCCTGGACGTTTGAGAGGACTGATATGCCAGACCAGTCGGAGGAGGGCAGTTGTAAGCCAGAGGCTGTGGACTCAGAGGCAGTCCGAATCCGTCAGGAGCTCATTCTTAGTCACTTCAGCTAG